A single region of the Salvia splendens isolate huo1 chromosome 18, SspV2, whole genome shotgun sequence genome encodes:
- the LOC121775728 gene encoding AUGMIN subunit 4-like, whose protein sequence is MAKIFASQNLPSDVAQVMDQLERHCLAPDGSLISKSTYYDLQLAREEMCKERQRYLEAMAIYIEAIAMVEEYQQAVSVANLGGIRDIQGLYPQLGLKSLPQVYETLEHRMVVAEAAQKLRLPLISKDGEIHEEEIEKWSVVSRSSLDSTSTGVTISSSTNSTNHTNLSAIGAGTSANIPVSFGATDSSEPEVGGVPNRFLGITPAYLWQTQLQQAPLSMDITEYQMLLAREIASRLGAKCDKVAEAIVIDDIDSRTGHQSMTSRLPERVKLIIEEIEREELAWREDLYSSDRKFAEYYNVLEQILGVLIKLVKDVKLRHQHKYDELQKTWLCKRCETMSAKLRVLEHILLLETYTRETIPALHKIRKYLVESTEEASLAYNKAVTRLREYQGVDPHFDTIARQYHDIVKKLENMQWTIHQVEMDLKRDQPTT, encoded by the exons ATGGCGAAAATATTCGCTTCGCAAAATCTCCCCTCTGACGTCGCTCAAGTTATGGATCAGCTGGAGCGCCATTGTTTGGCACCTGACGGCTCTCTCATTTCCAAATCCACCTATTACGATCTCCAGCTC GCGAGAGAAGAGATGTGTAAGGAGAGGCAGCGTTATTTGGAAGCCATG GCGATTTACATAGAGGCAATTGCGATGGTGGAGGAGTATCAGCAAGCGGTTTCCGTGGCTAATTTGGGCGGTATTCGAGATATTCAGGGACTTTATCCGCAGCTGGGCTTGAAGAGCTTGCCTCAG GTTTACGAGACCCTTGAGCATCGGATGGTTGTTGCTGAAGCTGCTCAAAAATTGAGGCTTCCTCTCATCTCCAAAGATGGTGAGATTCATGAGGAAGAAATTGAAAAATGGAGTGTAGTATCGAGGAGCTCGCTTGATAGTACAAGTACTGGTGTCACTATCAGCTCAAGTACAAATTCGACTAATCATACAAATTTATCTGCCATTGGAGCGGGGACATCTGCAAACATTCCAGTTTCATTCGGAGCAACCGACTCGTCCGAACCTGAGGTTGGTGGTGTCCCTAATAGGTTCCTTGGGATAACTCCAGCCTATTTATGGCAAACCCAACTTCAGCAGGCACCACTATCAATG GACATTACAGAATACCAAATGTTGCTTGCCCGTGAGATTGCCAGCAGGTTAGGTGCCAAGTGTGACAAGGTAGCTGAAGCCATTGTGATAGATGACATTG ATTCACGAACTGGTCACCAGAGCATGACTTCTCGACTTCCAGaaag GGTGAAGTTGATTATTGAAGAGATAGAAAGAGAAGAATTAGCATGGAGAGAGGATCTATATTCTTCTGACAGAAAATTTGCAGAATACTACAAT GTTTTGGAGCAGATTCTTGGGGTGCTTATTAAGCTCGTAAAAGATGTAAAACTCCGGCATCAACATAAATAT GATGAACTACAAAAGACTTGGCTATGCAAGAGATGTGAGACGATGAGTGCTAAATTAAG AGTTCTAGAGCATATTCTCCTGCTTGAAACTTATACTAGGGAAACCATTCCCGCACTCCACAAAATCAG GAAATATTTGGTTGAATCAACTGAAGAAGCTTCACTTGCATACAATAAAGCG GTCACAAGGCTTCGTGAGTACCAAGGTGTCGATCCTCATTTTGATACCATTGCCAGGCAATACCATGACATAGTGAAG AAATTGGAAAACATGCAATGGACCATTCATCAGGTGGAAATGGACTTGAAACGTGATCAACCCACCACCTAA
- the LOC121775730 gene encoding uncharacterized protein LOC121775730: MEKGKSKDSAGTVTTSLRVLHLDNHYSKSTPIPNSFAFSRQSQSLSSNRRKAPALLSLCLGVVGCNLEDIIDDFTEIAIAFPSDIKMVLVAIARRRKLLNDDVLIALADSSWEILDVSGSDVSDSGLCHVVTICHNLKAIDIRLCTRLTPTGVSELLQRCHSLEILRWGGCTRSDYVVRRCLSLLEPNLNDVGGDSWEDLDAVELIQGASLRWLVWPTIDKDSQETLTSECPRIVVNPKPSLLGYRGTEVPREAAMHVALDDAIVEDIDPKAWAVSGCKPSRTPVLPAASPNELSIAEKFRLAFLDRDTRLAPKRAKNTRQHQRRAEREWVTTDMKAKALALASKANKSMNHRNL; this comes from the exons ATGGAAAAGGGGAAATCCAAAGATTCTGCAGGAACAGTCACCACTTCTTTGCGGGTTCTCCACTTGGATAATCATTATTCTAAATCAACCCCAATTCCAAATTCGTTTGCTTTCTCCCGCCAATCTC aATCGCTGAGCTCCAATAGGAGAAAGGCTCCAGCTTTGTTGAGTTTGTGCCTGGGAGTAGTGGGTTGCAATCTCGAAGACATCATTGATGACTTTACCGAGATTGCCATCGCTTTCCCTTCCGATATCAAG ATGGTATTGGTGGCTATTGCGAGAAGAAGGAAGCTGCTGAATGATGATGTGTTGATTGCATTAGCTGATAGTTCATGGGAGATATTAGATGTGTCTGGTTCGGATGTTTCGGATTCCGGGCTTTGTCATGTTGTCACCATCTGCCATAACCTTAAAGCAATCGATATTAG GCTTTGCACAAGACTGACACCAACAGGAGTTTCTGAGCTTCTCCAGCGTTGTCATTCACTAGAGATATTAAGATGGGG AGGTTGCACAAGGAGTGACTATGTCGTTCGTAGATGTTTGAGCCTCTTAGAGCCCAACCTCAATGACGTAGGGGGAGACTCGTGGGAGGATCTTGATGCAGTGGAGCTGATTCAAGGTGCCTCGCTTCGTTGGCTTGTCTGG CCAACAATCGACAAGGATTCCCAGGAGACCTTAACTTCTGAATGTCCGCGGATTGTGGTCAATCCGAAGCCATCTCTTTTGGGTTACCGAGGAACTGAAGTTCCACGAGAAGCAGCAATGCACGTTGCATTAGATGACGCTATTGTTGAAGATATTGATCCGAAAGCGTGGGCAGTTTCTGGATGCAAGCCATCTAGGACTCCAGTTCTACCAGCTGCATCTCCTAATGAACTATCCATTGCTGAAAAATTTAGGCTAGCGTTCCTGGACAGAGATACTCGGTTGGCACCAAAGAGAGCCAAAAATACAAGGCAACACCAACGTCGTGCTGAGAGAGAATGGGTGACGACGGATATGAAGGCAAAAGCATTGGCGCTTGCTTCCAAGGCTAATAAATCGATGAACCACCGGAATTTGTGA